In Labilibaculum sp. DW002, the genomic window TGAGAATTTGTTGTGTATTTGTATTCAATTATTGATCCCACCTTCACATCAGGCATAGAAAATCGAACTTCACCATAATTTTCATTAACATCTACATCAAAAATTGAGCTGTTCTCGACCTTCACAATCTCTTGTTTTCCTCCAGCATTCAAATTAATTGTTTGCGCTTTTACCTTCGTAATATTTTCTATATTATTATTCCTATAATAGGATAATTCAACATTACCTTGATTAATACCTTCCTCTTTTAATATTTTTATTCGGACATGGTAAGAATAAGTGATGACCGAATAACTGAGGTTTACAGTACAAGTTCTACTTAGTATAACTGCTGAAGCTTCCTTTTCATAAGAGCATTCTTTTAAAGCAAATTCATCCTTAGACACTTTCCCAAACTTGATTCCTTTGGCATTAGACGAACTTATTGCTAAAAGTATGAAAGCGATTAGTAATAATGATTTTTTTAATTTTTTCATAAATATAGGATTAGGCGCTTCAAATTAACAAAATATATTAATATCGTAAATTAAAGCATTCAATATTTATCAAAAATTAACTCAAGACTACTTATATAGATTTATTACAAAGAAAATGGTTCTTATGCTCAACAAAAAAGGCTAAGATGTTCAACACATTCTTAGCCTTTCATATCTATAACTTTACAAGTGCTATCGATTCATCACTTTATTTTGTTTTAAAATAGCTTCTTTATGAATCATTCGTAATAACTGAGTTGTGAACTTTTCAGATAAGCCAAGAGATTTCCCCAACTCAACACCTTTTTCTCGCACCTTTTCCCATCGTTCCAATTGCAGAATTGTCATATTTTTTTGCGATTTATATTCGCCTATTTCTTCCACAATATTCATACGTTGAGCTAACAATTCTATTAACTGAGCATCTACTGAATCAATTTGATTTCTGTACTGTTCCAATTGGTTTTCACCTAAATCATCAATAGAATTTAAACGACATACCAAACCTCTTAGAACTTCATCCAATTCAGCCGGACTTAATGTTTCTTCCAGTTCACTTAATGCCTCTTCTGGCTTAAAATGACTCTCTATCATGAGGCCATCCATATTTAAATCAAGGGCCTTCTGAGAAATCTGCTGAATGTGTTGCTTATCACCAGCAATATGTGATGGATCGCAAATCATAGGTAAGTTGTGAAATCGAGATTTCAACTCAATAGGAATTTCCCATTTAGGAATATTTCGTAAGCTTGTTTGTTCAAAAGGATAGAAGCCACAATGAATGGCTGCCATTCTGGAAATACCAGCTTTGTTGATTTGTTCCAATGCTCCAATCCAGAGATTGATATCTGGGTTGAGAGGATTCTTAATCATCACAGGTACATTCATTCCTTGAAGAGCACTTGCAAGTTCCTGAATTGAGAATGGGTTTGAAGTTGTTCTGGCCCCAATCCAAAGAATATCTACATTGTGGCGTAAACACATTTCAACATGCTTAGGAGAAGCAACTTCCACCATAGTAAGTAAACCCGTTTCTTGCTTTACTTGATTCAGCCATTGCAAAATATCTAAACCTCTGTCTCCAAAAGTTTTAGTTGCAGTTTGCGGTTTCCAAACCCCAGCTCTAAATATTTTTACCTGATCAACTTTTTTAAGTTCTCTGGCAGTATTCAACAACTGTTCTTCAGACTCTACGACAGAAGGACCACTTATCACTATTGGTCTTGTATCCAACTTCTTAAACCAAGTATTCATTGGTTTACAATTCTCCAATCCGCTCATATTTTCAATTTAAGGCTGTCCAATACCAAAGCTGATATTAGTCGCACAAAAATACACTTTTAAATGACACTGGAAAATGCTTAAAAACAAATGAAATAAAAACCCTAATTATCAGGGCAATTAAAGTTACCATTCAATTTTTTACATGATCTATTTCCCATCCAAATTAAAAAAAACATGTGAAAAATTTCACTCAATTTAGAAGTCAATAATAGCGATAAGTCAATAAAATATGAAGTTTTTTCTTCGAGTAAAGCATATCCTAATAGATTGTTTTTATGAGCTAATCTAAAAAATCTATAAACATTTAATCTGCAAACACTTACCAAGAACAAAACCATATCAAATATTGACAGGAACAGCTTGATTTTAAAAGGAATCCTCATTTCAAAATTCTTTAATCTATTCAAACCAAATGGTATTTCACAAAATATTTACAAAATCACCAATCTCACAATAAAACCAGATTATCACACACACAATCAACTCCTTAGACAACCACAACAAAACAAAAACTCAAATAGAAAGAATATCAAGCACTTCTGACGATAATTTCAACTAGCTTATCAAATGAAATTATTTATTTATATTTGAATTAATACGCAAACGTATGTGAAACATAAAAGAACTAAACTTACAGATCCTTAAACTAGTAAACACAAGGAATTAAGTTTGTTATTTAGAATCATTTTAAAGAGCATTGTTTCGTATGTAAAACTGCTATCTTAGGTGTAAAAAGAAAGCTCTTAAACAGAAAAACTAACCTAATACATAATGAAAGAAGAAGCATCAAACAAGAGTAGAAGAAATTTTCTGAAAAGCTTTGGAGTAACTGTTGGTGCAGCTGGAGTTGTAAGTAGTTTTTCACTTCTAAGTGCTGCTAAGGCTGCAGCTAAAGAGCCTGGTGAAACCGTAAACTTACTTACTGCAGACGGACAATTGGTTCAGGTAGATAAAAATCAACTTCGCCCAACAGTAAATGAACCTCTTGATGAATTACAGCAAAGAGGTCGCGAGGGAATAGCTGGGAAATCGTTCGTAATGGTAATTGACTTGAGTAAATGTAGGAATGCTCGTAAATGTATGTCTGCTTGTCAAAATCATCATCAATTAAGAGCTGATCAACATCATATTAATGTCTTGCAGATGCAGGATGCTGATCATACGGCACCTTACTTTATGCCTAAACCTTGTCAGCATTGCGATAACCCACCATGTACTAAGGTTTGTCCTGTTGATGCAACATTTAAACGTCAGGATGGAATTGTTCTAATCGATAATGAACGTTGTATTGGTTGTCGTTTTTGTATTGCAGCATGTCCTTATTCAGCACGTATATTCCAATGGACTGAACCTAAGGATGCTGAAAAATATAAAGATTTAACCTATAATATAGAGGCGAATGTACCACAGAAGAAAGGTACTGTGAGCAAATGTCTGTTCAGTGCCGACCGTCTTCGTGAAGATAAGTTACCGTCATGTGTTTCTGCATGTCCTAATGGTGTTTACTATTTTGGAGATAGAAACGAAGATGCTGTAACGAATGGAACAAGTGGCGAAACGGTTCGTTTCTCTAAATTGATAGAAGAAAATGCGGGTTATACTCTAATGGAAGAGCTGGGAACTAAGCCTCGTGTTTATTATTTGCCTCCAAAAAATAGAGCTTTTGAATTCAATGGTGATCTATTGAATGAAGAGAATCTTCACTAAAAATAGTTTTCAAATCAATTTTATAATAATCAGATTTTATTTGCCCTAAAATAATTTAATCTTATGAATGACTTACCTGAACAGAAAGAAACAACACTTTCCTTTGAGAAAATAAAACAAGATGTCCTTCGTCCGATGCAAAATCATAGAGGGCTTGAGTTATGGATTGTTTTTCTAATAACAGTAATCTCTGTGGGAGCTTGGGCGTATTACGTACAGCTTCGTGATGGACTTGGTGTTACAGGCATGCGCGACTATGTGTCTTGGGGACTTTATATCGCCAACTTCGTGTTCTTTGTAGCGGTAAGTTTAGTGGGAATGCTAATTTCATCCATACTTGGCTTGCTGAAAGTCGATTGGATAGCTCCAATATCGAGAATTGCCGAAATCATAGCTGTCGCTTTTGTAGCAGTAGCTGGTTTGGTTATAGTTTTAGATATGGGTCGTCCTGATAGAGTATTGAATGTTATGATCCACGGACGTTTTCAATCTCCAATTCTTTGGGATGTTACTGTTATTACAACCTACTTGGTTATCAGTGCTCTCTTGTTGATCTTGCCAATGATTCCTGATTTGGCAATCTGTAAAAAAGAGATTAAAACAGCACCGCCAATGCTAAAGAAGCTATATGCAATTCTATCGTTTGGCTATACCAATACACCAGAACAACATAAGCATCTTCATAAGATGATTCGAACTTTAATGGTTTTAATTGTTCCTGTTGGCTTAGCTATTCATACAGTAACATCGTGGTTGTTTGCTGCAACATTGCGTAATGGATGGGATACGACAATTTTTGGACCTTACTTCGTTGCAGGAGCATTTGTTGCAGGTTCTGCAGCTTTAATTATTGCGATGTATTTCTTTAGAGTCAACTACAAGTTACAGGATTATATTACTGAATTGCATTTCGATAAAATGGGTAAACTGATGGTTGCAGTTTGTTTGGTTTACTTGTATTTTAATGTGAATGAGTTTTTGGTTCCAGGTTATAAAATGAAAACTGGCGACGGCATTCACTTAAAAGAACTATTTACAGGGCACTGGGCGATCCTTTTTTGGTCTTCTCAATTATTTGGCAACATCATTCCAGTTATTCTTTTGGTGACCAAAAAATTCAGAAAACCATTACCGATAATGATCATTTCTATTTTTGTATTGGCAAGTGCTTGGTTTAAGCGTTATGTGATTGTAATTCCTACTATGTTGCATCCACATCTTCCTATTCAGAATGTTCCGGATAATTATCAGCATTATTTTCCATCTTCAGTCGAAATCACAGTTACAGTATTGAGTTTTGCTTTGGCATTATTGATTATTACTGTTCTGGCAAAAATCTTCCCAGTTGTGCCTATTTGCGAAATTGCTGACCAAAAGGGAATTGATTATAAAATTGAGGAATAAAAAATCAAGAAACACATGAAAAATGCTATCAAAATAATTGCCAGCCTGTTTCTTATTGTTGTCTTTACAACAACCGTTGTTAAAGCAGAAGATTGGGCTGTACCTAATTCTTCAAAAAAGAAACAAAATCCTTACGAGGCTAGCACTAAAAATATCAGTTCAGGTAAAAAGATTTATAATATCAATTGTAAATCATGCCACGGTGATGCTACCATGGGCAATATGTTACCGCTTCAACCTGTAGCCCCATCCGATTTAGGATCACAGGCTTTTTTAGTACAGTCTGATGGTGAGATTTATTACAAAATAAACAAAGGAAGAGCTGCAATGCCAACCTTTGAGAAAACCTTAAGCGACGAAGCCAAATGGATGGTAGTTACTTACCTGCGATCTTTCGATAAGAATAAGAAAGCAAGTAAACAAGTTGCTGAAATTAAAAATCCTGAAGTTACTGATGTAAAACTTGTTTTGGATATTAACCAAGAAGACAAAAAAGTTGCTGCCAACTTAACTGGTCTTACTAAAAAAGGGGATCGTGTTGCATTGCAAGGAATCGAACTTAGTATAAAAGTTAAAAGAAGCTTTGGTTATTTAGATGTTTCGGGCGATGATGCTTTTACTGATGATAAAGGTAATGTGGAAATTAATTTTCCAGCAGATTTACCTGGAGACAGAGAAGGTCATGTAAACTTATTGGTTAAAGTTACTGATGACGCATACTATG contains:
- a CDS encoding chorismate mutase, with the protein product MSGLENCKPMNTWFKKLDTRPIVISGPSVVESEEQLLNTARELKKVDQVKIFRAGVWKPQTATKTFGDRGLDILQWLNQVKQETGLLTMVEVASPKHVEMCLRHNVDILWIGARTTSNPFSIQELASALQGMNVPVMIKNPLNPDINLWIGALEQINKAGISRMAAIHCGFYPFEQTSLRNIPKWEIPIELKSRFHNLPMICDPSHIAGDKQHIQQISQKALDLNMDGLMIESHFKPEEALSELEETLSPAELDEVLRGLVCRLNSIDDLGENQLEQYRNQIDSVDAQLIELLAQRMNIVEEIGEYKSQKNMTILQLERWEKVREKGVELGKSLGLSEKFTTQLLRMIHKEAILKQNKVMNR
- a CDS encoding 4Fe-4S dicluster domain-containing protein; its protein translation is MKEEASNKSRRNFLKSFGVTVGAAGVVSSFSLLSAAKAAAKEPGETVNLLTADGQLVQVDKNQLRPTVNEPLDELQQRGREGIAGKSFVMVIDLSKCRNARKCMSACQNHHQLRADQHHINVLQMQDADHTAPYFMPKPCQHCDNPPCTKVCPVDATFKRQDGIVLIDNERCIGCRFCIAACPYSARIFQWTEPKDAEKYKDLTYNIEANVPQKKGTVSKCLFSADRLREDKLPSCVSACPNGVYYFGDRNEDAVTNGTSGETVRFSKLIEENAGYTLMEELGTKPRVYYLPPKNRAFEFNGDLLNEENLH
- the nrfD gene encoding NrfD/PsrC family molybdoenzyme membrane anchor subunit, with protein sequence MNDLPEQKETTLSFEKIKQDVLRPMQNHRGLELWIVFLITVISVGAWAYYVQLRDGLGVTGMRDYVSWGLYIANFVFFVAVSLVGMLISSILGLLKVDWIAPISRIAEIIAVAFVAVAGLVIVLDMGRPDRVLNVMIHGRFQSPILWDVTVITTYLVISALLLILPMIPDLAICKKEIKTAPPMLKKLYAILSFGYTNTPEQHKHLHKMIRTLMVLIVPVGLAIHTVTSWLFAATLRNGWDTTIFGPYFVAGAFVAGSAALIIAMYFFRVNYKLQDYITELHFDKMGKLMVAVCLVYLYFNVNEFLVPGYKMKTGDGIHLKELFTGHWAILFWSSQLFGNIIPVILLVTKKFRKPLPIMIISIFVLASAWFKRYVIVIPTMLHPHLPIQNVPDNYQHYFPSSVEITVTVLSFALALLIITVLAKIFPVVPICEIADQKGIDYKIEE
- a CDS encoding c-type cytochrome, producing MKNAIKIIASLFLIVVFTTTVVKAEDWAVPNSSKKKQNPYEASTKNISSGKKIYNINCKSCHGDATMGNMLPLQPVAPSDLGSQAFLVQSDGEIYYKINKGRAAMPTFEKTLSDEAKWMVVTYLRSFDKNKKASKQVAEIKNPEVTDVKLVLDINQEDKKVAANLTGLTKKGDRVALQGIELSIKVKRSFGYLDVSGDDAFTDDKGNVEINFPADLPGDREGHVNLLVKVTDDAYYGELAVDRIATLGVPTDPVNPLDERAMWGTRANAPIWIIVSYAGGVIGIWGIIFLVLFQLIQLPKLAKNKE